The Aureimonas mangrovi genome contains the following window.
GGTCAGGCCTGCGACGTCGCCCTTGCGACGCTTGATCGTCAGTGCGTCGAGCAGCGCCTGCGTCGGATGCTCGTGGGCGCCGTCGCCCGCGTTCACGACCGAGCAGGCCACCTTCTGCGCCAGCAGCGCGACCGCCCCGGCGGCGTGATGGCGTACGACCAGGATGTCCGGACGCATGGCGTTCAGCGTCATCGCGGTGTCGATGAGCGTCTCGCCCTTCTTCACCGAGGAATTGGCGACCGACATGTTCATGACGTCGGCGCCCAGGCGCTTGCCCGCGAGCTCGAAGGAAGCCTGCGTGCGCGTCGAGGCCTCGAAGAAGAGGTTGATCTGCGTCAGCCCCTTCAACGCGCTCTTCTTCTTGTCGCGCGAGAGCGAGACAGCCACCTCGCGCTCTGCAAGCTCCAGAAGCGTATGGATCTCGTGAACGGAAAGCTGCGCGATGCCGAGAAGGTGGCGGCGGGCAGCGGCGGACGAGGTGGGGGGCTGAGCGCTCATCTGAAAGCCGCTCATAGGCAAAAGAGGGCAAGGCGGCAAGCGCGTCGGTGTCGCGCCGTTAAGGTTAACAAAGCCTTTCGATTGCGCTGGGCGAACGCGAAGGCGCACACATCGTTAATGTGCCATCAACCATGACGGAGCCGGGCCCGTGCGCAACGTCCTACCCATTGCGGCGACCGCCGCCTTCGCTGGATACCAGGCGGTGTGGGCGTGGGGGCTGGCCACGGGCGCACTCAACGCATCCCCCGGTGTTTCCCAGACGGGCCTTTTCCTGCCGTCGGCCGGCGAGATGTCGTCGCTCCCGGCGCTGTTTCTGTCGGCCTCGCATCTGGCGGCGGCGGTCCTCTTCGCCTTCTCCTGCGCGGCCTATGGTGCCGGCCGGCACCATAGGCACGCGGAGGCAGCGGGACTCGTCGCCGTCCTCGTGAGCGCCGCTCTGTTTCTCGCGCACGGCATCGCCGGCGCGGCGCCGCTCTCGCTCGGCGGGGAGGGGATGGCGCTGGCAGCGCTCGCCTTCGCGCTCCTGATGGGTCGGCTCGACGAGGAGGGCGAGAGCGACGACGAGGCCGACCATGCGGCCTTCATGCGCCTTGCGGCCGAACTCGGCGCTGCGTCCAGCCCGCACCGTGCCGACACGGCGCGGGATCTGCGCGGCTGATGCGCAAGTTCCTCGTCCTGTGGGTGGCGCCGATTTCGTTCCTGATCGGCTGGTATCTGCTGGCATCGAACGACATCAGCTTCGGGATGTGGTTCTTCTCCCGCGAGATGCACGACCTCACCTTCTCGCTGTACGGCGAGACGCTCGGCATCGACCCCGAATCGATCCCGCCGCTGGTCGCCCGTGCGCTGGTCATCGACACCGCGCTGGTCCTGGCCATCTTCGCTTTCCGCCGCCGCAAGGCGATCGCTCGCTGGTGGCGCGAGCGCTCAATCCGCCGCGGCGGCCATACGGTCGAGCGCGCCTTGCAGGATGAAGGCGGCCGCGGCCGAATCAATGCGGTTGGCGCGCTTGGCGCGCGAGACGTCGGCCTCGATCAGCCCGCGTTCGGCCGCAACGGTCGACAGCCGCTCGTCCCAGAAGGCCAGCGGCCGGTCGTCAAGGCGTAGGAAGTTCCGTACGAAGGCGCGGGTGGACTGGGCGCGCGGCCCCTCCGTTCCGTCCATGTTCACAGGCAGGCCGATCACGATCGCGCCGCAGCGCTCGGCGTCGAGCGCCTTCGTCAAAGCCTGCGCATCGGCGGTGAATTTCGCGCGGCGGATGACGGTGCGTGGCGTGGCGAAGCTCAGGCCGAGATCGGACACGGCGAAGCCGATCGTCTTCGTCCCGAGATCGAGCCCGGCCACGACCTTGCCCTGCGGCAGGAGCGCGGCGAGTTTAGTGATGTCGACGATCGCCATTCAGGCTCCTTGATTGCGGCGCGGCGGCTTGATTAAGGCGAGCCCGCGCCAAGTTACCGGGCCAACCGCGAGAGAAGGGAACGGCTAGATGAAGATCACCTATTTCGGGCATTCCGCGTTCAAGATCGAGACGGGCGCCTCCGTTGTCCTCATCGATCCTTTCCTGACGGGCAACCCGCATTTCAAGGGAGACGTCGCGGCCGCGACCGAAGGCACGACGCATATCGCGCTGAGCCACGGCCATTTCGACCATGTCGGAGATACGGTGGAGATCGCCAGGCGCACCGGCGCGAAGGTGATCGGCACCTTCGAACTCGTCTCCTGGCTGAACAAGAAGGGCGTCGAGAACATCGAGCCCGGGAATACCGGCGGTACGGTGAAGTTCGACGACTTCTCCGTCACGCTGACGCAGGCCTTCCACTCTTCCGGCAACGTGGAGGAGAACGGCACCGTGACGTATCTCGGCATGCCGAACGGCCTCGTCTTCCACTTC
Protein-coding sequences here:
- a CDS encoding aspartate carbamoyltransferase catalytic subunit, with protein sequence MSAQPPTSSAAARRHLLGIAQLSVHEIHTLLELAEREVAVSLSRDKKKSALKGLTQINLFFEASTRTQASFELAGKRLGADVMNMSVANSSVKKGETLIDTAMTLNAMRPDILVVRHHAAGAVALLAQKVACSVVNAGDGAHEHPTQALLDALTIKRRKGDVAGLTVALCGDVLHSRVARSNILLLNALGARVRVVGPSTLLPAGIEEMGVEVFRNMEDGLKGADVVMMLRLQRERMEGSFVPSIREYFRFYGLDAQKLDLAAPDALVMHPGPMNRGVEIASDIADGPQSVIEEQVEMGVAVRMAVMEWMTGGNA
- the ruvX gene encoding Holliday junction resolvase RuvX; this translates as MAIVDITKLAALLPQGKVVAGLDLGTKTIGFAVSDLGLSFATPRTVIRRAKFTADAQALTKALDAERCGAIVIGLPVNMDGTEGPRAQSTRAFVRNFLRLDDRPLAFWDERLSTVAAERGLIEADVSRAKRANRIDSAAAAFILQGALDRMAAAAD
- a CDS encoding metal-dependent hydrolase — translated: MKITYFGHSAFKIETGASVVLIDPFLTGNPHFKGDVAAATEGTTHIALSHGHFDHVGDTVEIARRTGAKVIGTFELVSWLNKKGVENIEPGNTGGTVKFDDFSVTLTQAFHSSGNVEENGTVTYLGMPNGLVFHFSQGPSVYHMGDTDIFADMALIEELHHPKIGLVPVGDRLTMGAAVAALACRRYFNFEKIVPMHWGTLPILDQSPDRFSQAMESEAGRVVNPTVGEPFEV